The Dickeya poaceiphila DNA window ATGCTCGGCGATGAACTGCAAACAACTGGGTGAACATTTTGATATTCACGGCGGCGGTTCTGACCTGATGTTCCCGCACCACGAAAACGAGATTGCTCAGTCTACCTGCGCGCACGGTGGTGATTATGTGAATTACTGGATGCACTCCGGCATGGTCATGGTGGACCGGGAGAAGATGTCCAAGTCACTGAATAACTTCTTTACCGTGCGCGATGTGTTAACGCACTACGATGCCGAAACCATTCGTTATTTCCTGATTTCTGGTCATTACCGTAGCCAACTGAACTATACGGAAGAGAACCTCAGGCAGGCGCGCGCGTCTCTGGAGCGTTTGTACACCGCGTTGCGCGGCACTGATGCCTCTGCGCCGGCATCGGGTGGCGAGGCGTTTGAGCACCGTTTCCGCGACGCGATGGATGACGACTTTAATACGCCGGAAGCCTATTCGGTGCTGTTCGACATGGCCCGTGAGGTCAACCGCCTGAAAGCGGACGATGCCGCGGCAGCCAATGGTCTGGCGGCGGCGTTGCGTCAACTGGCTGGTGTACTGGGTTTGCTGGCACAGGAGCCGGAATTATTCTTGCAAAGCGGCGCGCAGGCTGATGACAGTGAAGTGCAGGAGATTGAAGCGCTGATTAAACAGCGTAACGATGCTCGTCAGTCTAAAGACTGGGCGCTGGCGGATGCGGCGCGCAACCGATTGACGGAAATGGGTATCGTGTTGGAAGACGGCTCACAGGGCACCATCTGGCGTCGTAAGTAATCGCCGTTCAGCACCCTTCCAATAGTAAAGGCCCGAAAACCGGGCCTTTACTGTTTCAGGTGCTAATGAAAACCGGCGTTATGCCTGCACGGTAACCGACTCGCCGCCGAAGCGCACTACCTGACCGGCAACGATTTTGCAGCGCTTGCGAGTTTCGGTATGGCCGTCAACGGTCACCTCACCGGCGGCAATCACTTGTTTGGCAGAGGCGCCGCTTTCACTCCAGCCTTGCAGTTTCAGTAAATCGCACAGTTCCACGTGCGGGTGTTTATCCAGATGGAATACGTTCATGGGAATTATGCCTGTGCTGGGGTGTCGTGGTATTCCTCGCAAGCCTGCAAGGTATTCTGAATCAGTGTTGCGACAGTCATCGGGCCTACGCCGCCCGGCACCGGCGTGATATAGGCGGCGCGTTCTGCGGCTTCGTCAAATTTCACATCACCGACGACTTTGCCGTTTTCCAGCCGATTAATACCGACATCGATCACGATAGCGCCCGGTTTGATCCACTCGCCCGGAATAAAGCCCGGTTTGCCGACCGCGACCACCAGCAGGTCGGCGTGTTCGACATGGTGACGCAGATCCTTGGTGAAGCGGTGGGTAACGGTGGTGGTGCATCCCGCCAGCAACAGCTCCATGCTCATCGGGCGGCCAACGATATTCGATGCGCCGACCACCACTGCGTTCAGGCCGAACATGTTGACGTCATAGCGTTCCAGCAGTGTGACGATGCCGCGCGGGGTGCAAGGGCGCAGCAACGGCGCACGCTGGCATAGGCGACCAACGTTATACGGGTGGAAACCGTCTACGTCTTTGTCTGGTGCGATGCGTTCAATGACCTTGGTATTGTCGATTCCCGCTGGCAACGGCAACTGCACCAAAATGCCATCAATAGCGGCATCGGCATTTAACGCGTCGATCAGCGACAGCAGTTCTGGCTCGGTGGTGGTGGCTGGCAGGTCATAAGAGCGTGAAACGAAACCGACTTCTTCACACACCTTGCGCTTGCTGGCGACATAAATCTGTGAGGCCGGGTTATCGCCCACCAACACCACGGCTAACCCTGGCGCACGTTTGCCTGCAGCCAGGCGCTGTTTCACGTGCACGGCGACTTCATCCTTCACCTGCTGCGCAATCGTTTTACCATCAATAATTTTTGCAACCATGTACAGAAAATCCATCATTTTCAATGCGGGGAGATTGCGCCTATTTTGGCAGAAGCCGCGCAGGCTGTCAGGCGTTGTATGGTTATTAATTGTGATATCTGATTTATCAGTAACGTTATAGTTTCAACAATAGAATCGTTTGACCGTTTACTGGCTCAAGGTGCTGAACTGATGGAGCAGGTCACCCGGCAGAATGCGGCGTTGGTGTCAGAGGCGGCCACTGCCAGCTAATTGCTCGACAGGCAGGCCGGCGACATGAAAGAAACGGTTGATCGCTTTGTCGTTGCTGATAACAACGATGTTCGGATTGGCCTGCCTCGCTGAGAAACCGGCAGTCAGCGGTGATATAGCCTGGCTGCCGTGTCCATAAAGGCGCGTACGATGTGCTCCAGCATCCGTTGCAGCTCCCGCGCTTTGTCCGGTTGCCAGGCAAAAGGCGCCTGTTCACTCATGTAGTTACATTGTGCCAGTTCCAGTTGCATGGCGTGCTGATGTTGCTCCGGCTGTCCGTAAGCGCGGGTGATGTAACCACCACGGAAGCGGCCATTGATTATCCAGCTCCAGCGCTGTTGTGACTGGCATGTCTCCAGCAACGCCGATTCAATAGATGGCGCACAGCTAAGTCCGCCGTTGGTGCCGAGGTTCAGATCCGGCAGTCGTCCGTCAAACAGGCGTGGAATCTGAGAAGCGATGGAATGCGCGTCGAACAGCAATGCGTAGCCGTGGCGTTGTTTGATGCGCGCCAGTTGTTGCTGGATTTGCTGGTGATAAGGCTGCCAGATATCGCGCAGATAACCGTCGCGTACCGCTTTCGGCGGCGCGTCGCCGGGGATAAACGCTGGCGTACCGTCAAACAGGACGTCTGGAAACAGGCCGGTGGTGGCGGTGGTATACAGCGGTTGGTCATCCGCCGGGCGATTCAGGTCGATAACAAAACGCGAGTAGTTAGCCGCCAGCACGCTGGCACCCAGTCCGTGGGCAAATTCGTACAGTTGTGGGATATGCCAGTCGGTGTCCGGCAGTGGACGGGCTGCGGGGCTGAGCCGGTCAGCCACTTCCGGCGTCAGGTCGGTGCCGGCGTGGGGGATGCTGAGCAGCAGCGGGCTGTCGCCCTCAATAAGTGTAAATGGCGTCATGAGCGTCGTTCTCCGCGAAAAATTGTTGTACAGGGCAGTTGACCGCCCAGCCAGTAAACCAGTTCTGCCGGGCGTGCCAGCGGCCAGTGCACGAAATCCGCCACCTTACCGGTTTCCAGCGAGCCATGGCTCTGTTCCAGCCCCAGCGCACGGGCGGCGTGCAGCGTTACTCCGGCCAGCGCTTCTTCCGGCGTGAGCCTAAACAGGGTGCAGGCCATGTTGAGCATCAGCCGTAGCGACAGCGCAGGCGACGTGCCGGGATTGCAGTCGCTGGCGATAGCCATCGGTACGCCGTAGCGGCGAAACCGTTCGACCGGCGGGCATTGTGTTTCCCGCAGCAGGTAATAGGCGCCGGGCAATAGCACCGCTACGGTGCCTGCTGCGGCCATCGCCGCCACGTCCTGCTCGGTAGCGTATTCCAGATGATCGGCGGACAGCGCCTGAAAGCGGGCCGCCAGCGCGCTGCCGTTTAGCGATGAGAGTTGTTCGGCATGGAGTTTGACCGGCAACTGATGTGCTTGCGCGGCCTGAAACAACCGTTCTACCTGTGCCGGGCTGAACGCCAGATGCTCACAGAAGGCATCAACGGCATCGGCCAGCCCTTCGTTGACCACCGCTGGCAGCAGTTCGCGGCAGACCAGATCGATCCACGCCTCCGGTTGCTGCCTGAATTCCGGCGGAATGGCGTGGGCGGCCAGACAGGTGGAAACAACCTGCACCGGCTGTTGTCGCCCCAATTCACGGATCACCCGCAGCATTTTCAGCTCGCTGTCCATGTCCAGCCCATAGCCGGATTTGATCTCAAGCGTGGTCACCCCTTCAGCCAGCAGTGGCCTTAAGCGGATGAGCGCCGAAGTGAGCAGGCTGTCGTGGCTCGCCTCGCGGGTGGCGTTGACGGTGGCAAGAATGCCGCCGCCGGCTGCGGCGATATCGGCATAACTGACGCCATTAAGGCGTTGCTCGAATTCAGCGCTGCGATCACCGCCAAATACCAGATGGGTATGGCAGTCGATCAAACCGGGTGTAATGATGCCGCCACCGAAATCGGTGACCTGTGACGGCGCGAAGTCGGGCAAGGTGTGCCGTGCGCCCAGCCAGACGATGCGCCCGGCGGTGACGGCCAGCGCCCCATCCTCAATCACCTGATAGTGACCACCGCGTAGGGTGACCAGATCAGCACCCAGCCACAGGCTGTCGCACGGTATCGTCATCGTGTATTCCCTTGCTGTTATAGTCTTGTATAGACAAGTTATACGCCACCACAGCATTTCAGCAAGCTGTGACGGAATAGGAATTTCTTATTCACTTTCTCCGTCACAGTAGCGGCTGCGTTGCGGAATAAAAAAGCCTTATGTCCTGCGTTGCTGACTTTGGTGTATAGATATGTCTATACAATATTATTGATGACAATCACCGACAGGATCTTGCTATGTCCGTTTATTTTGCCGAACGTGCGTTACTGCCACAGGGAATGGCGCGCCATGTGCGTCTGGAAGTGGATGAACAGGGGTATTTACAATCCGTTACGCCGCAGGCGGAGCCAGAAGGCGCGCAGCGGCTCAGCGGCATCGTACTACCGACAATGGTCAACCTGCATTCACATGCTTTTCAGCGTGCGATGGCCGGGCTGGCGGAGGTGGCGGGTGATCCGCAGGATAGCTTCTGGACCTGGCGTGACCTGATGTATCGCATGGTGGCGAACCTGACGCCGGAGCAGGTCGGGGTGATCGCCACCCGGTTGTACATCGATATGCTCAAGGGCGGCTACAGTCAGGTGGCGGAGTTTCACTATCTGCACCACGACCCGCACGGCAAACCGTACCGTCAGAATGACATGTTGCGTCATCTGCTGGCGGCGGCGCAGCAGGTCGGCATCGGTCAAACTATGCTGCCGGTGCTCTACAGCTACAGCGGCTTCGGCGCACAGCCGCCGCAGCCGGGGCAGGCGCGTTTTATTCAGGATGTAGACCATTACCTGCGCCAGCAGGAAACGCTGGCGGCACTGATTCAGTCTTATCCGTTGCTCAATCATGGGTTGTGTTTCCATTCGTTGCGGGCAGTCAGCCAGAACCAGATGGAAGATGTGCTGGAAGCGACTGACAGCAGCCTGCCGGTGCATATCCATATCGCTGAGCAGCAAAAAGAGGTGAATGACTGCCTGAACTGGAGCGGTGAACGCCCGGTGCAGTGGTTGTTTAATCGGTTTGCGGTGGATGCCCGCTGGTGTCTGGTGCACGCCACGCATTTGGATCAGCAGGAACTGAACCGGTTGGCCGACAGCCTGGCGGTGGCCGGATTGTGCCCGACCACCGAAGCTAATCTTGGCGACGGTATTTTCCCGCTCGACCGTTACGTGGCGCTGGGTGGGCGCTGGGGCATCGGTTCTGACAGTCATGTGTCGCTGAATGTGGTAGAGGAGCTACGCTGGCTGGAATACGGGCAGCGGCTGCGCGATCATCGTCGTAACCGGGTGGTGACGGCGCAGCAAGCGGCGGTAGGCAGCCTGTTGTACGCTCAGGCGTTGCAGGGTGGCGCGCAGGCTTGTCGGGTACCGGTTGGCGAACTGAGCGCGGGCTGGCGTGCCGACTGGCTGGTACTGCGCGAGGATGCCTTGTTGAGTGCGGTGGCGGATAACAGCCTGCTCAACCGCTGGCTGTTTGCCGGTGATCGTCAGCAAATCCACGAGGTGTGGGTGGCGGGCAAACCGGTTATCGAAGAGGGGCGGCACGCGCTGGATGAGGATATCGACGCCCGGTTTATCGACGTGATGAAAACATTGCAGGCGGTGATGTGATGCGAACTTTCAGCCTGGATACGCTTTCGGTCAGCCGCTGGAAAAACGGCGGCGGCGAAACCCGCGAGATTTGCCGGATAACGTCGGCCCAGTCCGACGGTGATTTTGCCTGGCGCGCCAGTATCGCCACCATCGAGAAAGACGGTGATTTTTCCTGTTTCCCCGGTGTTGATCGGGTGATAACGCTGTTGTCCGGGGAGGGGGTAGACCTGTGCGGCGAGGGCTGGCGGCATCGGCTGACGCTGCATCAGCCGTTCGCTTTTAGCGGCGAACAGGCGATCACCGCGCGGCTGTGCGGCGGCGTCAGTCTGGACTTCAATATTATGGTGGATAGGCGCTGCTATCGGGCGGACGTTGCGGTGGTCAGGGGTACGGCGATGCAGACGCCAGATACCGGCGGCATCGCCTATGTACTGGCAGGCCACTGGTGTGCGAACACACACCGACTGGCTACCGGAGAGGGGGCATGGTGGCAGTCATCAGGTACATGCTGGACGCCAGATGACGACAATGCTGTCTTACTGCTTGCCACAATTCACGCACGATAACCCGCTCTGTGCATCGTCCTGATGCACAATCATTGGGCGCCGCCATTGTGCAGTGCAACCTGTAATAGTGCGGTGCAATCTGTAAATGCGCGGTGCAACCTGTAAATGTGTGGCGCCGCCTGCGAATGTGTTTCCCTGATGTGCTGCGACTTCCTGTTCACCGCTGCCGGGCGGGGTTGGCCGAATTTATCTACCCGGATTTCCCCATCGACTGAAATCATGGCCCGAATCTTGCTGCTTATCTGGTGTTGTATATACATGTAATGACTTTGAAGCGTAAACACCAGGGGGAAGACATGAAAAAGAGCAAGCTGGTTCAGTCTGTAATTGCCTTATGTGTAATAAGCACGTCGGCTGTTTTCTGCGCAGGCGCGCAGGCCAAAGAGTGGAAGTCGGTGACTATCGCAACGGAAGGCAGTTATGAACCCTGGAACCTTACCTTGCCCGGCGGCAAGTTGGGTGGATTTGAACCGGAGCTGATGACTCTCCTGTGCCAGAGGATGAACATCCAGTGCAAACTGGTGGTGCAAAACTGGGATGGCATGATAGCGGGTCTGCAGGCCGGTAAGTTCGATGTGATGATGGATGCCATCGTGATTACCCCGGAGCGCAAGCAAGTGGTGGACTTCTCCCTTCCCTATGCCTCCACCCCGGCCAGTTTTATTACCGTCAAAGGTAAGCTGGCGCTGCCTGTCGAAGCAGACAAAGCGATGATTAAGCTGACGGATGATCCTGCCCAGATTAAACCGGCGATAGCGGGCCTGCGCCGCGCGTTACAGGGCAAAACCATCGGTATTGCTTCCGGCACTGTCTATACGCCGTTTATCGACACCTATTTCCGGGATGTCGCCACCGTGCGTGAATACACCGCGTCCGCCGATGCCATTCTGGATTTACAGGCAGGTCGCATTGATGCGGTGTTTGACGATGTCACCTTCGCCAATTCCATCCTCAGCAAACCGGAAAACAGCAGCCTGACGTTAGGTGGCCCGCAGCTGACCGGGCCTATCTGGGGAGAAGGGGAAGCGTTGGGCTTTCGTAAAAGCGACCCGGAGCTGAAGGCTAAATTCGATGCCGCGATTAAAGCGGCGCTGGCGGATGGAACAGTCAAAACGCTCAGCGAGAAATGGTTCAAAACGGACGTCACTCCCTAAGACTTGAAGGAAACACTATGCTGGCCCTGTTAGATTTCAGCGATCAGGGGTGGGGCGGCCTGCTGGCGATGGCCGCGCTGACCACCTTGTGCCTGACGATGGCCGCGTTGCTGATCGGCGCTCTGGTCGGCGCGGTGGTTGCCGCGGCTAAACTGTCCACGCGCCGACTCTGGCGCGTGGCGGTGGAGACGTACTCCATCGTATTTCGTGGCATTCCGGAGCTGCTGATCATTTATCTGTTCTATTTTGGCGGTTCCGGTGTGTTGACGCAGATTGGGCGCTGGTTCGGTGCCGAGGGATTTATCGAACTGCCGCCTTTCCTGATTGGCGCGCTGGCGATTGGGTTAATTTCCGCATCGTATCAGGGCGAGGTGTACCGCGCGGCGCGTCTGGCCGTGAGTAGCGGTGAACTGGAGGCAGCCAGCGCGATGGGGATGTCGCGCTGGCGTATCGGATGGCGGATTCTGCTGCCGCAGGTGATGCGCTTTGCCCTGCCGGGCTTGTCTAATGTCTGGCAGATGAGTCTGAAGGATTCAGCGCTGGTGTCGGTCACCGGCATTATCGAGCTGATGCGCGCCAGCCAGATGGCCGCCGGTTCGACCCGCGACTATTTTCTGTTCTACTTTGCTGGTGCGGCTATCTATCTGATCCTGACTGTGTTTTCCAATACGGCGTTTGCCCGTCTGGAGCGGATCTTGTCCCAGCCTTATCAGCGCAAAGCGATGCAGGAGCCGTCATGATTGATATTGCCTTTCTGACTCAAACATTCCTGCGGTTACTGTCGGCGCTGCCGGTGACGCTGGGGCTGTTTTTTGCCTCGTTCGCTGTCGGGGCGATGCTTTCGGTGTTGCTGGTGGCGATGCGGGTGAGCGCTGTCTGGCCGCTGAGCGGGTTTGCTCGTCTGTATATGTTGATTTTTCGCGGGACACCGCTGCTGATCCAGCTATTTCTGGTCTATTACGGGCTGGGGCAATTCAGCGTAGTGCGTGACAGCCTGTTCTGGCCGGTACTGCGCGATCCGTTCAGTTGCGCCGTGCTGGCGCTGGCATTGTGCACCGCTGGTTATACCGCAGAAATTCTGCGCGGTGCGCTATTGTCTGTTCCCGCCGGGCAGATTGAAGCCGGTCTGGCGTGTGGTATGTCGCGCTGGCTGCTGCTGCGCCGCATCATTGCGCCGGTGGCGTTGCGTCACGCGCTGCCCGCCTGGTCAACCGAGGCGATCTTGCTGATCAAATCCACCGCGCTGGCCAGTCTGGTCACGGTGTGGGATGTCACCGGCGTCGCACAGCAGGTAATCCAGCGCACGTATCGCACGCTGGAGGTGTTTGTCTGCGCTGCGCTGATTTACCTGCTGCTGAACTTCATTATTGTCAGGGTGTTTGCCTGGCTGGAACGTGCGTTGTCGCCAAATCTGGCCGCTGTGCCGACGTCTTTTGGGAGAGATCATGAATAAAACCGCCCCCATCACCTTATCGATGATCGATATCCGCAAGTCATTCGGCGCGCTTGAGGTGCTCAAAGGTATTTCGCTGGATGCACGCAAAGGCGAGGTGATTTCGCTGCTGGGTGCCAGCGGATCGGGCAAGAGTACCTTTTTGCGTTGCATCAACCTGCTGGAAACGCCAGATGACGGCACGGTTGCCGTCAGTGGTGAAATGATCCTGATGAAGCGTCATAAACTCGGCCACCAGATCGCAGCTGACAGGCGTCAGGTGGAACGGCTGCGTACCCGATTGGGGATGGTGTTCCAGAATTTCAATTTGTGGAGCCATATGACGGTGCTGCAAAACGTCATCGAAGGGCCATTGCATATTCTCAGGCGCTCGCGCGCCGACTGTGTCGAACAGGCTGAGGCGTTGCTGGCGAAGGTCGGGCTGTATGAACGGCGGCATTTTTATCCGGCGCAACTTTCCGGCGGCCAGCAGCAGCGGGTGGCGATTGCCAGAGCGTTATCGATGGAGCCGGAGGTGATGTTGTTTGATGAACCGACCTCGGCGCTGGACCCAGAACTGGTCGGCGATGTGCTGAAAGTGATGCGCGGGCTGGCCGAAGAAGGGCGCACCATGCTGGTGGTGACCCATGAAATGGGGTTTGCCCGTCATGTTTCCAGTCGGGTGGTGTTCATGCATCAGGGGCGGATTGACTGCGAGGGCGCACCTGAAGCCATGTTCGGCGGCGACAGTTCGGCGCGTTTTCAGCAATTTATCGCCAGTCACCAGACGGTGTAAGGGGAACACTATGGTTACCGAGATTTGTTGGGGCGATGCACCACTAACATGGCGTGAACTGGTGCAGGTGGCCCGCCATGGCGCACAGCTTAGCCTGAGTGAGGCGGCCTGGCACCGCATGAACCAATCACGGCGTATCGTCGAACAGATTGTGGATAGCGAAACGCTGGCCTATGGCGTCAATACCGGGCTGGGCGCGTTATGTAATGTGGCCTTGCCGGTGGCGGATCTGGCGCGGCTGTCGCGCAATACCTTGCTTAGTCACGCTTGCGGCGTAGGGCCGCGGCTGCCTGTCGAACAGACCCGCGCCATCCTGTGTGCGGCGATTGCCAATTACAGTCACGGCAAGTCGGGGATTCAGCCTGATATCGTGCAGGCGTTGCTGACGCTGCTCAATCAAGGGGTGACACCGTGCGTGCCATCGCAAGGCTCGGTCGGCTATCTCACGCATATGGCACATATCGGGCTGGCGTTGATCGGCGTCGGTGAAGTGGAATGGCAAGGTCAGCTACTGCCTGCGTCGGAAGCGTTGCAGCGTATTGGCGTCACGCCGGTGACGCTGGGGGCGAAAGACGGGCTGTCGCTGGTTAATGGTACGCCGTGCATGACCGGACTGGCTTGTCTGGCGCTGGATGATGCGGCGCGGCAACTGGACTGGGCAGATGTGACCGGCGCGATGAGTTTTGAGGCGCTGCGCGGGCAGGCAGTCGCCTTTGACGCTGAGGTGCTGGCATTAAAACCGAGCGCCGGTATTCAACAGGTCGGGCAGCGCCTGCGCGCCCTGTTGGCCGGGAGCCGGATCATTGCCCAGAGCGAAGGCATTCGGACGCAGGATGCGCTGAGCCTGCGATCCATGCCGCAAATTCATGGTGCCTGCCGTGATCAGTTTGCATCATCGGCGCAACGCATCGAGATGGAACTCAATGCCGCCACCGATAATCCGCTGGTGTTGGGCACGCCGGAGCAGTGGCGGGTGATATCGCAGGCGAACCCGCATGGCGAAGCGGTGGCACTGGCGGCAGACAGTCTGGCACTGGCGTTATGCGAACTGGCAGGCGTGGCGGAACGCCGGCTGGACCGGCTGATTAATCCGCTGGTGAGCGGGTTGCCGCCGTTTCTGGTCGCTCAGCCGGGGGTGAATTCCGGCATGATGATCGCCCAGTATGTGGCCGCCTCACTCTGTGGTGAGAACCGCTTATTGGCCCAGCCTGCGGTGGTCGATAACTTTGTCACCTCCGGCTTGCAGGAAGACCACCTGAGTATGGGCACCCCGGCGGCGCTCAAATTGCTGAAGCTGACTGAAAACGTCTGGCAGGTGCTGGCTATTGAATATCTGCTGGCGGCGCAGGCGCTGGATTTTCTCGGTCCGAATAACGCCGGCGTGGGAACACAACTGGCCTGGCAACGGCTGCGCCAGCAGGTTGACGTCTGGCAGGAGGATCGCTGGCTGGCGCCGGATATCGCCCGTGCGGTAGCCGTGCTACGGCATCAGGATTTGGGTTGGGACGAATTGCCCTACCCGAACGGGCAGGGCAGCTCAGAAACGCGCGAATAACGGTGAACAGGAACCGGGGAGGCAGGCCAGTTAATTAAACGTTAACCGGTAAAATCGTTGGGGACGCCCGACGGTGCCGTGCTGAATATGTGCTTCCAGCAATTTAATATTCTTGCAGTATTCCAGATAGCGCCGGGCGGTAGATTTACTGATGCCAATCAGGTCGCTCAGGCTGTCGGCGGTGTGCTGGGTGTGTTCGCCGGAAAACGCCGCTCGCACCTGATTGAGCGTCAGCTCGTCGATACCTTTCGGATAGGTGAATCCGGCTGGCGCGCTATGAGGAAGGGTTTGTCGTATTACCCGGTCGATCTCTTCCTGTTGCAGATGCGATTTCTGACCTACTTTTTTGTTGAACATCAGGTAGTTTTTCAGTGCTTCTTCCAGCCGCTCCAGGATGAACGGTTTGACCAGATAGTCACAGGCGCCGTGCCGTATTGCCGTTTTGATGGTATCGATATCGTTGGCGGCGGTAATAAAAATAACATCAACTTCCGGTTGCGTGGCGCGCAGGTGCTTCATCATGTCGATTCCCGTGCCATCGGGCAGGTAGTTATCCAGCATCACGAGGTCAGGCTTTTGGGCCGCGATAGCTATCCGGGCATCAGCAAGGGTATCTGCACTGCCTAATAGCAGGAATTCAGGATGTTTCCTGAGGAAGCTTTCAATGAAGAAAGCCATATCGTGATTGTCTTCAACCAAAAATACGCTGATCTTGTTTGCCATAGCGTTAATCTTCTAACTATCTGTTAAATCTTGGGAATATAAACGGAAAACACCGCGCCGCCGTTGTCGTCGTCGGTATCAACCAGACACACGCCCTGGGCCTTTTGCACCAGCGACTGCACCAGATACAACCCTACGCCGTGGTGACGGCCAGATTTACTGGTAGTGCCTTTTATAAACAGTTCGTCTATCGCCATGTGATCGAGTCCTGGGCCATTATCCTGAATCGACAAGACGATTTCATCACTGCTGTCGTTAAGATAAAGCTCAATCGACTGAGCATGAGCGGGCATTTTCACCGTGGCTTCCAGCGCGTTATCCAGCAGGTTGCCGA harbors:
- the folD gene encoding bifunctional methylenetetrahydrofolate dehydrogenase/methenyltetrahydrofolate cyclohydrolase FolD, which produces MVAKIIDGKTIAQQVKDEVAVHVKQRLAAGKRAPGLAVVLVGDNPASQIYVASKRKVCEEVGFVSRSYDLPATTTEPELLSLIDALNADAAIDGILVQLPLPAGIDNTKVIERIAPDKDVDGFHPYNVGRLCQRAPLLRPCTPRGIVTLLERYDVNMFGLNAVVVGASNIVGRPMSMELLLAGCTTTVTHRFTKDLRHHVEHADLLVVAVGKPGFIPGEWIKPGAIVIDVGINRLENGKVVGDVKFDEAAERAAYITPVPGGVGPMTVATLIQNTLQACEEYHDTPAQA
- the ybcJ gene encoding ribosome-associated protein YbcJ, which codes for MNVFHLDKHPHVELCDLLKLQGWSESGASAKQVIAAGEVTVDGHTETRKRCKIVAGQVVRFGGESVTVQA
- a CDS encoding HutD/Ves family protein; this encodes MRTFSLDTLSVSRWKNGGGETREICRITSAQSDGDFAWRASIATIEKDGDFSCFPGVDRVITLLSGEGVDLCGEGWRHRLTLHQPFAFSGEQAITARLCGGVSLDFNIMVDRRCYRADVAVVRGTAMQTPDTGGIAYVLAGHWCANTHRLATGEGAWWQSSGTCWTPDDDNAVLLLATIHAR
- a CDS encoding ABC transporter permease, coding for MIDIAFLTQTFLRLLSALPVTLGLFFASFAVGAMLSVLLVAMRVSAVWPLSGFARLYMLIFRGTPLLIQLFLVYYGLGQFSVVRDSLFWPVLRDPFSCAVLALALCTAGYTAEILRGALLSVPAGQIEAGLACGMSRWLLLRRIIAPVALRHALPAWSTEAILLIKSTALASLVTVWDVTGVAQQVIQRTYRTLEVFVCAALIYLLLNFIIVRVFAWLERALSPNLAAVPTSFGRDHE
- the cysS gene encoding cysteine--tRNA ligase, translating into MLKIFNTLSRQKEEFKPIHAGKVGMYVCGITVYDLCHIGHGRTFVAFDVVARYLRYLGYDVKYVRNITDIDDKIIRRATENGETIEQLTNRMIGEMHTDFRALNILSPDEEPRATHYIAEIIELVEKLIARRHAYVADNGDVMFSVDTAPGYGVLSRQDLEQLKAGARVEITEVKRNPMDFVLWKMSKAGEPSWPSPWGNGRPGWHIECSAMNCKQLGEHFDIHGGGSDLMFPHHENEIAQSTCAHGGDYVNYWMHSGMVMVDREKMSKSLNNFFTVRDVLTHYDAETIRYFLISGHYRSQLNYTEENLRQARASLERLYTALRGTDASAPASGGEAFEHRFRDAMDDDFNTPEAYSVLFDMAREVNRLKADDAAAANGLAAALRQLAGVLGLLAQEPELFLQSGAQADDSEVQEIEALIKQRNDARQSKDWALADAARNRLTEMGIVLEDGSQGTIWRRK
- the hutI gene encoding imidazolonepropionase → MTIPCDSLWLGADLVTLRGGHYQVIEDGALAVTAGRIVWLGARHTLPDFAPSQVTDFGGGIITPGLIDCHTHLVFGGDRSAEFEQRLNGVSYADIAAAGGGILATVNATREASHDSLLTSALIRLRPLLAEGVTTLEIKSGYGLDMDSELKMLRVIRELGRQQPVQVVSTCLAAHAIPPEFRQQPEAWIDLVCRELLPAVVNEGLADAVDAFCEHLAFSPAQVERLFQAAQAHQLPVKLHAEQLSSLNGSALAARFQALSADHLEYATEQDVAAMAAAGTVAVLLPGAYYLLRETQCPPVERFRRYGVPMAIASDCNPGTSPALSLRLMLNMACTLFRLTPEEALAGVTLHAARALGLEQSHGSLETGKVADFVHWPLARPAELVYWLGGQLPCTTIFRGERRS
- a CDS encoding ABC transporter permease, coding for MLALLDFSDQGWGGLLAMAALTTLCLTMAALLIGALVGAVVAAAKLSTRRLWRVAVETYSIVFRGIPELLIIYLFYFGGSGVLTQIGRWFGAEGFIELPPFLIGALAIGLISASYQGEVYRAARLAVSSGELEAASAMGMSRWRIGWRILLPQVMRFALPGLSNVWQMSLKDSALVSVTGIIELMRASQMAAGSTRDYFLFYFAGAAIYLILTVFSNTAFARLERILSQPYQRKAMQEPS
- a CDS encoding transporter substrate-binding domain-containing protein; the encoded protein is MKKSKLVQSVIALCVISTSAVFCAGAQAKEWKSVTIATEGSYEPWNLTLPGGKLGGFEPELMTLLCQRMNIQCKLVVQNWDGMIAGLQAGKFDVMMDAIVITPERKQVVDFSLPYASTPASFITVKGKLALPVEADKAMIKLTDDPAQIKPAIAGLRRALQGKTIGIASGTVYTPFIDTYFRDVATVREYTASADAILDLQAGRIDAVFDDVTFANSILSKPENSSLTLGGPQLTGPIWGEGEALGFRKSDPELKAKFDAAIKAALADGTVKTLSEKWFKTDVTP
- the hutG gene encoding N-formylglutamate deformylase gives rise to the protein MTPFTLIEGDSPLLLSIPHAGTDLTPEVADRLSPAARPLPDTDWHIPQLYEFAHGLGASVLAANYSRFVIDLNRPADDQPLYTTATTGLFPDVLFDGTPAFIPGDAPPKAVRDGYLRDIWQPYHQQIQQQLARIKQRHGYALLFDAHSIASQIPRLFDGRLPDLNLGTNGGLSCAPSIESALLETCQSQQRWSWIINGRFRGGYITRAYGQPEQHQHAMQLELAQCNYMSEQAPFAWQPDKARELQRMLEHIVRAFMDTAARLYHR
- a CDS encoding formimidoylglutamate deiminase, whose product is MSVYFAERALLPQGMARHVRLEVDEQGYLQSVTPQAEPEGAQRLSGIVLPTMVNLHSHAFQRAMAGLAEVAGDPQDSFWTWRDLMYRMVANLTPEQVGVIATRLYIDMLKGGYSQVAEFHYLHHDPHGKPYRQNDMLRHLLAAAQQVGIGQTMLPVLYSYSGFGAQPPQPGQARFIQDVDHYLRQQETLAALIQSYPLLNHGLCFHSLRAVSQNQMEDVLEATDSSLPVHIHIAEQQKEVNDCLNWSGERPVQWLFNRFAVDARWCLVHATHLDQQELNRLADSLAVAGLCPTTEANLGDGIFPLDRYVALGGRWGIGSDSHVSLNVVEELRWLEYGQRLRDHRRNRVVTAQQAAVGSLLYAQALQGGAQACRVPVGELSAGWRADWLVLREDALLSAVADNSLLNRWLFAGDRQQIHEVWVAGKPVIEEGRHALDEDIDARFIDVMKTLQAVM